DNA sequence from the Carnobacterium funditum DSM 5970 genome:
GTTTGAGACAGAGTCTTTTCAATTTGATTCAGCTCAAAAGGCGGCTTATCAACTATTTGAAACATTTCCTGATGTGGCTAGCATTATTGCATCAAATGATATCCATGCTTTGTCTGTTATGCGTGAAGCTATTCGTAGAGGTCTAACTATCCCAACAGATGTGCAAGTTGTTGGATACGATGATAATCCTTATAGCAAACTGATGTATCCTAGTTTATCAACTATTGCACAACCAGCTTATCAAATTGGTTATAAAGGTGCTGAAATATTGTGTAACCGCATAGCAGGATTGAAAATAAAAGAAAAAAATATTCAATTACCAGTAGAACTTGCAATAAGAGAATCTTTAAGAAAGAAGGAAAAATAATGAGCAAAATAACCGTTGTTGGTAGTCTTTCAACAGACTTTGTTGTTAGTGCAACTAAAAGACCTGAGGTGGGTGAAACAATCGTTGGAGATGGTTTTACTACAACATTTGGTGGAAAGGGCGCTAACCAAGCAGTCGCTACTGCCCGATTAGGTGGGCAAGTAAATATGATTGGAACAGTTGGTTCAGATAGATTTGGAAAAGAAATGTTGATTAACTTAAAAAATAATGGAATCAATACGAGCAATGTGGAATCGGTTACACATTTGCCTTCTGGCTCAGCTCACATTACGGTTGTCAATGGAGATAACAGTATCATCTATATTCCAGGAGCTAATGACGAGATAACTAAAAATCAAATAAAAAAAGCTTTCCCGGTTATTCATTCTAGTGATGTTGTGATTATACAAAATGAAACACCTTTAGAAATCATTGAAACTGTTATCCAAACTTGTTTTGAAAAAGGGATTAAAACCATTTATAATCCAGCACCTGCCAAAAAGATTGAGCGAGAATTAATAGAAAAGGTAAGCTATTTCACGCCAAATGAATCAGAATACAAGTTGCTTTTTCCAGAATTGAGTTTATCTGAAGGAATGAAGAAATACCCAAACAAATTAATCGTAACGATGGGATCTAAAGGAGTTTACTTTAATGATGGTGAAAAAGAAGTTCACGTTTCATCGTATAAAGTCAAACCGCTAGATACAACAGGAGCAGGCGATACATTTAACGGAGCTTTTGGCGTAGCGTTGACATCAGGGTTGGATATGATAGCTAGTATACGATTTGGTAATTTAGCTGCAGCGATGTCCATTCAAAAATTTGGTGCTCAAAGTGGCATGCCGACACTATCAGAAATGAAAGAGAGTGAATATTATGAAAAAGAATGGCACATTAAATAGCGAGATTGCTAAAATATTAGCTGATTTAGGTCATACAGATCAAATTGTGATTGCGGATGCAGGATTGCCAATACCGGCAGGAGTGAAGAAAATTGATTTAGCTTTAACGTTAAATGACCCTCCTTTCCAAAAACTATTAGATATCTTAATCGAAGAAATGGTCATTGAAGAAGTCATTTTAGCAAGTGAAATCAAGTTAGCAAACCCAGAACAGTTGAAATTGATTGAAGATAAATTACCAAAAGAAAGGATACATTATATTAGTCATGAACAATTCAAGAAAAAAACAACTCATACGCAAGCTATTATTAGAACAGGCGAAGCGACACCCTATTCCAATATTATCTTACAATCGGGAGTGCTATTCTAGGAGGTAAAAAAATGGATGTTACAATGAAAGGAATTACAAAAAGTTTCGGTACTAACTCC
Encoded proteins:
- the rbsK gene encoding ribokinase, with product MSKITVVGSLSTDFVVSATKRPEVGETIVGDGFTTTFGGKGANQAVATARLGGQVNMIGTVGSDRFGKEMLINLKNNGINTSNVESVTHLPSGSAHITVVNGDNSIIYIPGANDEITKNQIKKAFPVIHSSDVVIIQNETPLEIIETVIQTCFEKGIKTIYNPAPAKKIERELIEKVSYFTPNESEYKLLFPELSLSEGMKKYPNKLIVTMGSKGVYFNDGEKEVHVSSYKVKPLDTTGAGDTFNGAFGVALTSGLDMIASIRFGNLAAAMSIQKFGAQSGMPTLSEMKESEYYEKEWHIK
- the rbsD gene encoding D-ribose pyranase, giving the protein MKKNGTLNSEIAKILADLGHTDQIVIADAGLPIPAGVKKIDLALTLNDPPFQKLLDILIEEMVIEEVILASEIKLANPEQLKLIEDKLPKERIHYISHEQFKKKTTHTQAIIRTGEATPYSNIILQSGVLF